One Spinacia oleracea cultivar Varoflay chromosome 4, BTI_SOV_V1, whole genome shotgun sequence DNA segment encodes these proteins:
- the LOC110788207 gene encoding O-fucosyltransferase 16 isoform X2: MVLQRNIVGNNRKQPPLLCFISLIRHSISLSSSNEKSPKKNGISSSAAAAAAAAGGVFVIRRNSYRYRYHQHSHRRLFLPLLFGLLVVVVFFFFSFLSLPISDRHHNIQADDFVDVHNKSGSVSLRRDLWSTSSSGYYYGCSNASNRFLSANEKTIPERYLLISTSGGLNQQRTGITDAVVAAYILNATLIVPNLDQKSYWKDASDFGDIFDVDWFTSFLSNDVKILKQLPMVGGKVVTPVRTRVPRKASPKYYLNRILPLIKKKHAVQLTKFDYRLSNNLETDLQKLRCRVNYHALRFTDPIAEMGRKLVERMRLRSEHFIALHLRFEPDMLAFSGCDYGGGEKERRELGAIRRRWKTLHKSNPAKQRRQGKCPLTPEEVGLMLRALGYNSNVHIYVASGEVYGGEETLAPLRELFPNFHSKDTLASLEELAPFTPYSARMAALDFIVSDKSDVFVTNNNGNMARILAGRRRYYGHKPTIRPNAKKISRLFLNQNNMTWEGFASGIRTHQVGFMGEPNEAAAREHNLYRMAFFWLAQK; this comes from the exons ATGGTTTTACAGAGGAATATTGTTGGTAACAATAGGAAACAGCCACCATTGCTCTGTTTTATATCTCTAATCCGTCATTCTATTTCTCTATCTTCTTCTAATGAGAAGTCGCCGAAGAAGAATGGCATCTCCTCTTCAGCCGCCGCCGccgctgctgctgctggtggTGTTTTTGTAATCCGTCGTAATAGCTATCGTTACCGTTATCATCAGCATAGTCACCGCCGCCTTTTTTTACCTCTATTGTTTGGTCTTCTCGTTGTTGttgtcttcttcttcttctcttttctctctcttcctattTCCGACCGCCACCATAACATCCAG gcTGATGATTTTGTTGACGTTCATAACAAG AGCGGAAGTGTAAGTTTACGGCGTGATCTTTGGAGCACGAGTTCGTCGGGATATTACTACGGTTGCAGCAATGCAAGCAATAGATTTCTCT CGGCGAATGAGAAAACTATACCTGAAAGATACTTGTTAATTTCAACAAGTGGAGGATTAAACCAACAAAGAACAGGG ATTACAGATGCTGTTGTCGCGGCCTATATTTTAAATGCAACACTTATCGTTCCCAATCTGGACCAGAAATCTTACTGGAAAGATGCAAG TGACTTTGGTGACATTTTTGACGTTGATTGGTTTACATCATTTCTATCAAATGATGTGAAAATTCTAAAGCAGCTTCCAATGGTAGGAGGAAAAGTTGTTACTCCAGTTCGTACTCGAGTTCCTAGGAAGGCCAGTCCTAAGTACTACCTAAATCGGATCTTACCCCTTATCAAAAAGAAGCAT GCTGTGCAGCTGACAAAATTTGATTATAGGCTATCGAATAACTTGGAAACAGATTTACAAAAGCTGAGATGTAGGGTGAATTACCACGCTTTAAGGTTCACTGATCCCATTGCTGAAATGGGAAGAAAGCTAGTTGAGAGAATGAGACTGAGAAGTGAACATTTTATTGCCCTGCACCTGAG GTTTGAGCCTGACATGCTTGCATTCTCGGGTTGTGATTATGGGGGaggagagaaagaaagaagggAACTTGGTGCTATAAGGAGACGGTGGAAAACTTTACAT AAAAGCAACCCTGCGAAGCAGAGAAGACAGGGAAAATGTCCACTCACTCCAGAGGAAGTTGGTCTCATGCTGAGAGCGCTTGGCTACAACAGTAATGTTCATATTTACGTGGCATCTGGAGAGGTTTATGGCGGAGAAGAGACATTGGCACCTCTTAGGGAGCTTTTCCCTAATTTCCATTCTAAAGACACTCTAGCCAGTCTGGAGGAGCTGGCTCCATTCACACCATATTCTGCTCGGATGGCTGCTTTGGATTTCATCGTTTCTGACAAGAGTGATGTTTTTGTAACCAATAACAACGGTAACATGGCCAGAATTCTAGCAGGAAGAAG GAGATACTACGGGCATAAGCCTACTATCCGGCCAAATGCTAAAAAGATTTCCCGTCTGTTCTTGAACCAAAACAATATGACATGGGAAGGATTTGCCTCAGGAATAAGAACTCACCAGGTTGGCTTCATGGGTGAGCCAAATGAG GCAGCAGCGCGTGAACACAACTTGTACAGAATGGCCTTCTTCTGGCTAGCACAGAAGTAA
- the LOC110788207 gene encoding O-fucosyltransferase 16 isoform X1, with the protein MVLQRNIVGNNRKQPPLLCFISLIRHSISLSSSNEKSPKKNGISSSAAAAAAAAGGVFVIRRNSYRYRYHQHSHRRLFLPLLFGLLVVVVFFFFSFLSLPISDRHHNIQADDFVDVHNKSGSVSLRRDLWSTSSSGYYYGCSNASNRFLSANEKTIPERYLLISTSGGLNQQRTGITDAVVAAYILNATLIVPNLDQKSYWKDASDFGDIFDVDWFTSFLSNDVKILKQLPMVGGKVVTPVRTRVPRKASPKYYLNRILPLIKKKHAVQLTKFDYRLSNNLETDLQKLRCRVNYHALRFTDPIAEMGRKLVERMRLRSEHFIALHLRFEPDMLAFSGCDYGGGEKERRELGAIRRRWKTLHKSNPAKQRRQGKCPLTPEEVGLMLRALGYNSNVHIYVASGEVYGGEETLAPLRELFPNFHSKDTLASLEELAPFTPYSARMAALDFIVSDKSDVFVTNNNGNMARILAGRRRYYGHKPTIRPNAKKISRLFLNQNNMTWEGFASGIRTHQVGFMGEPNEVKLGRGEFHENPLSCICETSDIQDNSPIYQKGKQYNTIGSDLGEINDYQNFEDEQELADQEDIDSENNLRERELPRGIDKDPGIMLASDHPELEELLSD; encoded by the exons ATGGTTTTACAGAGGAATATTGTTGGTAACAATAGGAAACAGCCACCATTGCTCTGTTTTATATCTCTAATCCGTCATTCTATTTCTCTATCTTCTTCTAATGAGAAGTCGCCGAAGAAGAATGGCATCTCCTCTTCAGCCGCCGCCGccgctgctgctgctggtggTGTTTTTGTAATCCGTCGTAATAGCTATCGTTACCGTTATCATCAGCATAGTCACCGCCGCCTTTTTTTACCTCTATTGTTTGGTCTTCTCGTTGTTGttgtcttcttcttcttctcttttctctctcttcctattTCCGACCGCCACCATAACATCCAG gcTGATGATTTTGTTGACGTTCATAACAAG AGCGGAAGTGTAAGTTTACGGCGTGATCTTTGGAGCACGAGTTCGTCGGGATATTACTACGGTTGCAGCAATGCAAGCAATAGATTTCTCT CGGCGAATGAGAAAACTATACCTGAAAGATACTTGTTAATTTCAACAAGTGGAGGATTAAACCAACAAAGAACAGGG ATTACAGATGCTGTTGTCGCGGCCTATATTTTAAATGCAACACTTATCGTTCCCAATCTGGACCAGAAATCTTACTGGAAAGATGCAAG TGACTTTGGTGACATTTTTGACGTTGATTGGTTTACATCATTTCTATCAAATGATGTGAAAATTCTAAAGCAGCTTCCAATGGTAGGAGGAAAAGTTGTTACTCCAGTTCGTACTCGAGTTCCTAGGAAGGCCAGTCCTAAGTACTACCTAAATCGGATCTTACCCCTTATCAAAAAGAAGCAT GCTGTGCAGCTGACAAAATTTGATTATAGGCTATCGAATAACTTGGAAACAGATTTACAAAAGCTGAGATGTAGGGTGAATTACCACGCTTTAAGGTTCACTGATCCCATTGCTGAAATGGGAAGAAAGCTAGTTGAGAGAATGAGACTGAGAAGTGAACATTTTATTGCCCTGCACCTGAG GTTTGAGCCTGACATGCTTGCATTCTCGGGTTGTGATTATGGGGGaggagagaaagaaagaagggAACTTGGTGCTATAAGGAGACGGTGGAAAACTTTACAT AAAAGCAACCCTGCGAAGCAGAGAAGACAGGGAAAATGTCCACTCACTCCAGAGGAAGTTGGTCTCATGCTGAGAGCGCTTGGCTACAACAGTAATGTTCATATTTACGTGGCATCTGGAGAGGTTTATGGCGGAGAAGAGACATTGGCACCTCTTAGGGAGCTTTTCCCTAATTTCCATTCTAAAGACACTCTAGCCAGTCTGGAGGAGCTGGCTCCATTCACACCATATTCTGCTCGGATGGCTGCTTTGGATTTCATCGTTTCTGACAAGAGTGATGTTTTTGTAACCAATAACAACGGTAACATGGCCAGAATTCTAGCAGGAAGAAG GAGATACTACGGGCATAAGCCTACTATCCGGCCAAATGCTAAAAAGATTTCCCGTCTGTTCTTGAACCAAAACAATATGACATGGGAAGGATTTGCCTCAGGAATAAGAACTCACCAGGTTGGCTTCATGGGTGAGCCAAATGAGGTAAAGCTAGGAAGAGGAGAGTTCCATGAAAATCCTTTATCTTGCATTTGTGAAACCTCTGACATTCAGGATAACTCACCTATTTATCAAAAAGGGAAACAATATAACACAATAGGTTCTGATTTGGGTGAAATAAATGATTATCAGAACTTTGAGGATGAACAAGAATTGGCTGATCAGGAAGATATTGATAGTGAAAATAACCTCCGAGAAAGAGAATTACCTCGTGGTATTGATAAGGATCCCGGTATTATGTTAGCATCCGATCATCCAGAATTGGAGGAGCTCCTTTCGGATTAA
- the LOC110788163 gene encoding uncharacterized protein, translating to MKMKIEMRVIILVGMVWLSMTIMPSSAKNDSWEGLPICWQKMHECAFKMGLLGYFGGCCKVIRPAVANTTCFCSISNDHFKQTTNKSADDYKWSAKHFLRRCKINSTFDDICEGVSKSDGGSRYNGAIKIVFVIGLFMFHFLF from the exons ATGAAAATGAAGATTGAAATGAGGGTGATAATATTGGTAGGAATGGTATGGTTGTCAATGACAATAATGCCCTCATCAGCTAAAAATGATTCTTGGGAGGGATTACCAATCTGCTGGCAAAAGATGCATGAATGCGCCTTCAAGATGGGTTTACTAGGGTATTTCGGCGGATGCTGTAAGGTGATCAGACCAGCAGTAGCTAATACAACGTGTTTCTGTAGTATCAGTAACGATCATTTTAAGCAGACTACCAATAAATCGGCCGATGATTACAAATGGTCGGCTAAACACTTTCTTCGTCGATGTAAAATCAACTCTACTTTTGACGATATTTGCGAGG GGGTGAGCAAATCTGATGGTGGAAGCCGGTATAATGGTGCCATCAAGATTGTATTTGTTATTGGATTATTCATGTTTCACTTTTTGTTTTGA